In Bacteroides cellulosilyticus, the genomic stretch TACGATAACACAACCCTTGAAATTCTGTAAATACTCTTCCAGCACATTCAGGGTAATGATATCCAGATCGTTGGTAGGCTCATCCAGCACAAGGAAATTAGGATTACGCATCAATACCGTACACAGATACAGGCGACGGCGTTCTCCACCACTCAGTTTATAAACATAGCTATGCTGGGTTTCGGGAGTGAAGAGAAAATGTTGTAGAAACTGGGAAGCGGTCAGCTTTTTACCATTGCCTAACTCTATGACTTCAGCGATATCCTGTACCACATCAATCACTTTCATCTGCTCATCGAACTGTAAGCCATCCTGCGAATAATAACCGAAACGTACTGTTTCTCCGATATCAATCGTTCCGCTATCGGCCTTCTCCTCTCCCATCAGTATTTTGATAAAAGTAGATTTACCGGTACCGTTATTACCTACAATGCCCATCTTTTCATAACGGGCAAAAATGTAAGAAAAGTCTTCTAATATTTTAAGGTCACCAAACGACTTGTACAGATGGTCTGCTTCGAATATCTTGCTACCGATGTAGGAGGCCTTTACTTCCAGTTTCACATTGTCGTTATTAAACCGCTGTTTAGCTACTTTCTCCAGTTCATAGAAAGCCTCTTCTCGATAACGCGCTTTATGCCCGCGGGCTTGCGGCATACGACGCATCCATTCCAACTCAGTGCGATACAGGTTGTTGGCACGGGTTATTTCAACATTCGTTGCATCGATACGCTCTTGACGTTTCTCCAGGTAATAGCTATAATTTCCTTTATATTGATAGATCTGACGATTGTCTATTTCAATGATTTCGGTACAGACACGGTCGAGGAAGTAACGGTCGTGCGTCACCATAAGCAGACTGAGGTTTGTGCGGCGCAGGTAATCTTCCAACCATTCAGTCATATCAAGATCGAGATGGTTGGTCGGCTCATCCAGAATCAGCAGGTCAGGCTCAGTGATAAGGGTATTGGCAAGCGCCACGCGCTTCAACTGCCCACCGGAAAGATGCTTTACTTGCTGATCGAAGTTTCTTATCTTCAACTGGGAAAGAATTTGCTTGGCCTTCTGCTCATACTCCCATGCTTTTTCATGATCCATGCGCACCAGGATTTCGTCCAAACCGGGATGCCCTTCTGTTTCCATGCAACGTTCGTACTCCTTTATCAGTTCTACCGTACTATTGCCATGATGGAAACAAGCTTCCAGAACGGTCAGTCCTTCGGGATATTGCGGGTCTTGTTCCAAATATCCGACCCTAAGGTCACGACGAAAAGAAACGGTTCCACTGTCATACCCTTCTTTGCCGGCAATAATATTCAACAAAGTAGTTTTACCACTGCCGTTTTTGGCAATCAGTCCGATACGTTGCCCTTCGGCCACACCGAGCGAAGTATTCTCAAGCAATACCAAATCACCGAATGACTTGGTCAAATTTTCTATCTGAAGATAACTAATCACAGTTTAAGATTTATGATTTATAATTTATGATTTATGGCTGGTTGGCAAATGATCAGAGTAAAGATTTGTAGGTTTCTGCCAAATTGCAAGGTTCCCCTGCCTTCACTTTGCTCCACACTAATTTCATAGGGTCAATCCATTCTCCGGTAATAAGGTTCTGCAGTACAGGAGCTTCACGATTACCATCTATCAAAGTCATCCATTCCAGGCCGTCTACTTCATTAGCAAGGATTACGCATACAGCAATGCCGAATGACAGCCATGCCTCTTTTTTCTTCTGCCCGATAGTACCACTGTCAATAACCTGTTGCATGCTGTCCAAATCTTCTTCCATACCCTGGAAATCTTTTTTCAGTTGTTCTTTTACAGTAGTAGTCACCCACTCATAAGCCTCATTAATCTGGTAGATTTCGGACAGGCGGACAGGTATAAGCTCTGCCGGATATTTCACTCCCTCTTTGCGTACTTCCAATGAGGCGATAACGGCTTCGGCTTCGGCCACGGATGATCCCTTGCTTACAGTAAAGGAGCATTCAAAGGCAACATCATCCATACCGGTAATCCAAAGATGAGAAGTATAATAAGCCCCTTCTTCTTCAAACATCTCCTTACTGTAAGCACATGCCAAGCTTCCTATTTTAACGGAGACTGCCGAAGGATTGTCTTTCAGTTCCTGACGGGTAACTTCTCGACCATACATAGCGTTACCTTTATATGCAGAGATACGAAAATTTCCAGTCCACTCACTTGGATTATAGAAGAGAAAAGAGCCTTCCCCATCTTCAAACTCATTCCAGTCCGCGGGATACAGCATGGAAAACCATGCTCCCGGAGAGATAAATTTCTTGCTTTGTGCCATTGCTATTCAGAGGTTAATAACGAGGCCACCTGACCTCGTTCGGCAAAAGTAACATTACATCCGTTGATATGCAAACAAACAGAAACAAAAAACAGCCGATTCTCACGAACCGACTGTCCCAATCATCATCTATGAATGAAGACCGTTACAGTCTTCAATATCTTATTAAATCTCTATGAAACTTCAAAGAAAATCATATTTCTGTTTCCGAGCGCAAAGATAATCAATGAAATATATAGATTCCCAATATTTTAAGATATTTAAATTAACGTTCTATAAACTATGGGATTTTATAGACTAATATCCCAAAAAGCAGCCGATTCTCACGAACCGGCTGCCCCAATCATCATTTATGAATGAAGACTGCTTGAGTCTTCGGAAAATTCATTTAGTATATTACAACGCATACACTATCTTCTCCTATTAAGTTTCCATTTCCATCAAATGCTGTGACAATTTATTGTTGTTTAGAATCCCACCATACCTGCAAGGTACAAATAACATTACTATTATACCATCCATCACCAAGTTCAGCCGCCCCCGGAACTTCAACACCAATTGCAGAAAGATTTTTAGTATTGTAAGTCAACTCATACGAAGCTTGCTTCCAACGACGGGGTGACTCACCTTCCGGACAGTAAGTAAAACCTGCAGGAGTAGTTTTGTAGTAATAGGGTTTATCCCAATTCATAAATATATTAGTATCATAATCATAACGGCGCATATCATTCCAGTTCTCATTAGAGAATGGCATCGCAAGCATCTTTTGAGTTATAATTTTTCCAAGAGTAAGATTGTCAGCATTTCCCAAACCATTGTTCAAGAAATTGTCAATTTCCGTTTGTTCAATATGAGTAAACGATGGACAGGAATTCAAATTTGTATCCTCAGAAGTCCACACTGCTATTTGATCGTTAACAGCATCAATACTTGCTTTAACACCATCCTTATACGCAGTGAATGCACCTGACTTTTCTCCTTGTCGGAAAAGCACCTCTGCTTTTATAAAACAAGCCTCAGCATAGGAAGCCATATAAGTAGGACTTGTAGCACGGGCATAAAATACACCACTGAGTGCCGAACTATCATAACTCTTATTACGACGATAGAGGATATCTATCCCTCCTGAGTAGCCGGTACCACCACAAGTTGTCCACACGTAGATAGTATCGCCTTGACGGGATGGGCTGTCACAATACCAACTCTGGGTAGAAGTGTTGAATGACAATGCATAAGGGCCTGATTGACTAAGGATATCAGTTTGCATATCAACACCCATTGAGCGACGCCATTTACCATCATCCGACCATTTGATATCAACAGGAGTAGCAGCTCCCTTCACTGAGCGGGTCCAGGGGATAAACTTGTCGGCACGCGGGTCTTCTACACCCTTACCATCAAAATTAGTCAGGTTGTCGTAGTAATTCTTGGTAATGTAGATATTACTGTTCATGCCGATACAAGAATAAAGAGCAGAATAATCCACCGGTTCATTCCACCCCAACACATCATGAGAAGGTGTATTAGTATCAGTATGTCTGATGAGAGTATTGTCGGCATTACTTTGCTGAGCCTTAGCCAGACAGTTAAGAATTTCCTGAGCATCATACTTGCCTTCTTTGTAGCTGCCAGCCTCTTTCTTAATCAAGTGGTTCAACCATCGGGCCTTTAGAAGATAGCACATTTTAAGCCACTTATCTGCATCACCACCATTCCAGCTATCACCTTCAGCCAACGTTTTAGGAGTAACACCATTTATAGTCTCTTGCCGCCTGGAAAATAGTTGTATTGCTTCATCAATGTCAGCTATACAACCAAGGAATATAGTCTTACCATTGTCATAAGCCGGAGAAGGTTTTTCGCCAAATGCCTCGTTATAAGGCACTTCGCCAAATAGATCTGTAAGCATCATAAAGCCATAAGCCCTAAAGAATTTGGCAGCACCGGCATAATGATAAGCACCCGCCTCCATTGCCTGATTATACAAGTCATTACAATTCACACCTACTTGAGTAAAAAACCACTGCTGTGCATTACTGGCACGAGTCGAAGAATCAAGTTGCCATTTAGCAGCTCCACCTTCACGGGCATTGTTACGATAGAAATGACCACAATAAAAGCTCGTGTTAGAGGCAACAATATGATAGATATGGCTCATATAAAATTGCATCCAAGGCACACGCTGATGAAATTCAGCATCAGTAGATATAGGGGTATTCGGATTGGTGTTTACATCAAGCCAATCATTACATGCAGAAAGCGAAACGCAAGCTGCCACTCCAAGAATTATTTTCTTATATAGTTTCATATTATATTCTGTTTTTCCTGCAGTTAGACAATATTTAGAAAGTCAAATTAACACCAAATGCAAAACTTGCCGTCGAAGGAACACCGCAATAGTCGATGCCTACCGAAGATGAACCAACTGCACCTGATCCGGCTGCCGCAACTTCCGGATCGCCATTATAGTTGGTGAAAAGAAGGAGGTTGTTGGCAGAAGCTGTAATTGAAGCACGCTTGATAACTTTTGTTTTGGCAAGTAGCGTTTTTGGCAAAGTGTATGAGAGTGATAAAGTACGAAGACGAAGCGCATTGACTTTCGTCATGAAGTTTGCAGTCTCATAGGGATAAATATCCTGATAATAATTAGCAATAATTGTCCTACCACTCGTTTCTTTACCATTGTAAGTATAAGTCTTATTGGCTTCAAAAGTGTTAGTTACGAAATTACCATCTGTGTTTACACCTGATATTTCAATCTTTTCACGTTTAGCGGAAAGCTCACTCACACCGGCCAATGTCATTGCATATTCCGTACCATTGTACACATGTCCGCCTACACGGAATTCCCACAGCATATTAAGTGACCATCCTTTGTATGAGATTGTGTTATTCCATCCGCCAGAGAATTTTGGTTCACGATTACCAATTTCGCGATTAACACTATTTGAACCTGCACTGTCTTTTGTGGGAAGCCCATTCTTGTCAAGCATTACATTACCTTGCTCATCACGCTTCCATTGACTACCCGAAATTGCCATAAAATTACCATTAGGAAAAGATGCCGCTTTAGCATTACCTACCTGCACATCAGTCACATAAAGTATTTCCACACCTTCAAGCAGATTCTTAACCGTACCACGGTTACCACTTATGTTAAAAGTAGATTCCCAGCTCCAGTCTTTAGTTTGAATCGGAGTACCACCAATACTGAGCTCCATACCTTTATTATATACATCACCGGCATTCACCGAACGAAGGATATAACCTGTTGCATTAGACAAACGAGGCGACATAATCTGGTCGTAAGAATTGTTGGTATAGTATGCATAATCCACCTTTAAACGGTTATTGAAGAAACGTAATTCAACACCGATTTCTACAGATTCCGTAATCTCAGGTTTCAAGGCGGCATTACCGGCAGTCCAATAGTTGCTTACACCTGTAAGACCGCCAAGGAATGACTGGCTTGGCCACAATGCCGTATCCAAGGAATATGGACTTGTATCTTTACCTACACGTGCCCAACTTGCACGAACCTTACCAAATGACAACCAGTCGGATTTTGGAAGGAATTCCGTAAACACGACACTACCACTAACAGATGGGTAAAAATAAGAGCGATTTTCAACTGGTAGTGTCGAAGACCAGTCGTTTCGTCCCGATACGGTCAGGAATACCGTATTCTTCCAGTCAGCACGAAATTCACCAAACACACCTACAAGGCGTTTTTGACTGCGAGCACTCGAAAAGTCACGATTATCATTTGTCGCATTGTCAAATGCATAAAAATCGGGAATCTCGAAATTCCAGGCCATTCGGTAATTAGACCAGGAACGAGTGTCGTCGGTAGAAGTACCAAGCATCAGATTAAAATTAAAGTCTCCAAACCGCTTGGCGAAGTTTGTCATTAAATTAGTAGAAAGATATTTGTAGCGATAAGAGTTTTCGCTATACATGCCCTTCTGCCAGGCCAGTTTATAAACACCACCAGCAGAGAGTGTTTTTGAGTCGTCAGTAGTATAAGAGTCAATGCCCATGCGATAGCTGATCCACCACCAATCGGTAATGTCGGCCTTAATATTGAAATTACCAGTGAAACGTTCGGTATTATCTTGCAGCTTATTCTTGTTGAGAATCCAATAGGGGTTATCTCGTTCATCAACTACGTCAAGACGATCGCCAAACATACGATAGCGTGTACCGTCTTCGTTCAAATAGTGACTCATATCATCGGTAGGCGACCAGCGATACAAGTTGGTCATTGTACCCGACCCGCTTGATCCATAAAGACCTGCAGAAGTAAGCGTCTTATCGGTATTTGCCTGAGAATATGCTACATTTGCACCAAAGGTGAATATCTTCCACTTTTGTTCGCCATTGAAACGGAATGTTGCTTTCTCATAGCCTGTATTAGGAATAATACCATCTTGATTATAATAAGAACCTGAAAGATAAAAGTTACTATTTTGAGATCCACCGGCTACACTTACGTTAGTATCCCAAGCACCGCCTTGCTGAAAAAAGTCTCCGATATTGTCATAAGTAGGAGCTCCATCAGTTATTGCTTCACCCCATGAATTATAGCTAAAATCATTGAATGTCGTTCCAGTATATTTGCCACTTGAATCATATTGATCTTCAGCAAATCCTCTTTTATATTTATTTTGGGTTTTAGGAAGAGATTTAGCCCATTGCGTAATATATTTAGTTGAAAAATTCACTTCAACAGCACCTTCTTTTCCTTTCTTAGTTGTAATGATAACGACACCAGCAGCAGCACGAGAACCATAAAGTGCGGCTGCAGCAGGACCTTTGAGTACTGACATATTCTCTATATCTTCAGGGTTGATGTCCATCACCCGGTTTGATTGGGTAGAAGCAGTTGATGTACTACCATCGAAAGCAGAATTGCCTACTACAGTAGTGGAGTTATCATAAATTACACCATCAACAACAAACACAGGTTGATTATCGCGCTCAAGTGAAGTACCGCCACGAAGGATTATTTGAGAACCCGCACCAGCAGCTCCACCACCCTGCGTAATATTAACACCTGCTATCTTACCAGCCAGAGAATTGATTGGGTTCACGCTCTTATTTTTCATAAGTTCTTCTGCACTCACGTCATCAATAGCATATCCCAATGACTTGCGATCTTTCTTGATACCCATCGCAGTTACAACAACTTCACTCAATGTCTGAGTATCATCTTTCAAAGTCACATTATATACACTTCCTGCACCCACCTTAATTTCAGCTGAAGTGTATCCCACAAATGAGATTACCAATGTGCTACCCTGCTGGGTATCCACAGAGAATTGACCATCAACATTAGTTATGGTACCTGTGCCAGTACCCTTCACCAATACACTGGCGCCAACAATAGGTTCACCTGTTGCATCTACAACTTTACCTGTGATTTTCTTCGCTTGTTGAGTACTTTGGGAACTTGTATTAGTAAAAATTACATAGGCATATGCCGAACCCTTATTGGTTATCTTATTCTTTTCATGTTTCTAAAAATATCTCATTCGCTTTTTTTATTATTCATCTAACAGTCTGATATTTACTTTATAATATGTGACAAATAATCAATATGACTTAAGAAATTTACATCAGCAAAAGCAAACAATCAAATTAATGTATTAGCATTTATTTTTCATTTCAATTAATGATCTGATATTAATATTTGGCTTAATTAATAAAGAAGAATGGTCTTAATTTCAAATTATATTCTTTATTTTCTACTACATCTTGAATTCTATTTATAGAATAAATACTTATAAAATATAATTTTTACATATCAATATTAGGATAAAAAAAACATCGTATAAACAGATAAAAAGTTATTTTATAAGCATAACAACAAGGATAATGCATCAAATACATCATTTTTAAAGCTAACATCCCATATTTTAAATCAATATGATTTTATAAAAATCAAAAACCAATATGTTAATACGATATTTCATACTTTGCTAAAGTATAAAAGCAAATATATTAGTATTCATTTGCATATTTTTAATGTAATTTATGCGGCAAATATTAAAAATATTCATATATTTGCAAACAAATCCAAATTATAGAGCTTATGAAAAGAAATTATTGCTTATCATTAGTATTGCTTGCATTATTTGGGATATCTTCTCCATATTCAGTTAAAGCTTCCAATGGAGAAAACACACCAAGTTCCCAAAGAACTTAGTCCATTTTCAAGGATTTTTTTCTGACTTATCCGGAAAATACATAGTTAACAGTTAGATGAAATAGCCAAAGTTGACTTAAGAAAAAACAGATAAAATGAAAAAACGAACAAATTCCGCCAACAACTTTTAGCTACGCATTTACATAATGCACCCTCTCTTCTACTTTCCTATCGGTTGAATTTTCCTTCTCACATCCTTAGAAATTTCCAGAAACATATAGTTCAATTTACCGGAGTGGATGCCTTCTTTATTTTGCTTATACTTATTATTAGCATATTGCTTAGACTTATCAAATGTGAGACGTGACATCTGATTCTGTGATTTACCCACCATCGTTGAGTCTAGCTTCTCATCCGGAAAGAAATCATCCAGATCCACATCACCAATCATGGTAGTTTCAAGGAAGTTCATATTCTTGCGACCAGCATCTGTATAATACCCCACAAACATATGTCCCGGAGTACGAACCAATATGGGCTCTATATTAATGGCACGAAGCAGGGAAGCAAACAGCACGCTACCATCCACACAGTTAATCTGCGAAGACTCCAGCGCATCATCAAACGTGCGAACACGCTGGGAAAAGACCACATTACTGGACAAACTGGTATTGGAAACAGAACTGTAACGGAAATTACGCTTTTGAAGCACGTTCCATAAAGCATAGACTTGCTTGTCCACCACTTCAGCATTGCCACCTTGATAGCCCAAGAAACGATTGACAATACGGGTATTCAGTGCTTCACGCAACAATTTGTCAATCATCGGATTCTCCTCATTAACGTATGCCGCAAAGAAAATTCCTGTATCATGAAACTTAGTCCCATTCGTAACATACCCCAACAGACATTCATTGATGCTGCGAACAGAAAAAGTACGAACCCGCTGCCCCAAATCTTTATCATTCATTTCGACCTTAACAGCCACACTAACCGGTTCCGCCTGGTTATTATTCTTCAGCGCTTCGTAATTCCAGATAATATCGGGATAGATCGTATATTCCGTCCGTGGTTTAGCCAACACAAACTCAGATACGGAACGGGAAAAAAACGGAGTTTCAGCAACTTCAATACGCACCCTGCTATACGCCTTCCCAGAACGAATCCGGATAGAAATGCAGGATTTAGAATTACCCACATATAAGGAATCAGCCGGAACAATGACTTGCGCATCCGTCGTCGCTACAGAAAGAATACTGGAAGGAAAGATGTTGC encodes the following:
- a CDS encoding ABC-F family ATP-binding cassette domain-containing protein; translation: MISYLQIENLTKSFGDLVLLENTSLGVAEGQRIGLIAKNGSGKTTLLNIIAGKEGYDSGTVSFRRDLRVGYLEQDPQYPEGLTVLEACFHHGNSTVELIKEYERCMETEGHPGLDEILVRMDHEKAWEYEQKAKQILSQLKIRNFDQQVKHLSGGQLKRVALANTLITEPDLLILDEPTNHLDLDMTEWLEDYLRRTNLSLLMVTHDRYFLDRVCTEIIEIDNRQIYQYKGNYSYYLEKRQERIDATNVEITRANNLYRTELEWMRRMPQARGHKARYREEAFYELEKVAKQRFNNDNVKLEVKASYIGSKIFEADHLYKSFGDLKILEDFSYIFARYEKMGIVGNNGTGKSTFIKILMGEEKADSGTIDIGETVRFGYYSQDGLQFDEQMKVIDVVQDIAEVIELGNGKKLTASQFLQHFLFTPETQHSYVYKLSGGERRRLYLCTVLMRNPNFLVLDEPTNDLDIITLNVLEEYLQNFKGCVIVVSHDRYFMDKVVDHMLVFNGQADIRDFPGNYTQYRDWKEEKARLEKEKEKEASKPQEDKTAKVRLNEKRRMSFKEKREFEQLEQEIATLEDEKKTIEAALCSGTLSVEELTEKSKRLPEITDLIDEKTMRWLELSEIEE
- a CDS encoding DUF3805 domain-containing protein — its product is MAQSKKFISPGAWFSMLYPADWNEFEDGEGSFLFYNPSEWTGNFRISAYKGNAMYGREVTRQELKDNPSAVSVKIGSLACAYSKEMFEEEGAYYTSHLWITGMDDVAFECSFTVSKGSSVAEAEAVIASLEVRKEGVKYPAELIPVRLSEIYQINEAYEWVTTTVKEQLKKDFQGMEEDLDSMQQVIDSGTIGQKKKEAWLSFGIAVCVILANEVDGLEWMTLIDGNREAPVLQNLITGEWIDPMKLVWSKVKAGEPCNLAETYKSLL
- a CDS encoding SusD/RagB family nutrient-binding outer membrane lipoprotein, with the translated sequence MKLYKKIILGVAACVSLSACNDWLDVNTNPNTPISTDAEFHQRVPWMQFYMSHIYHIVASNTSFYCGHFYRNNAREGGAAKWQLDSSTRASNAQQWFFTQVGVNCNDLYNQAMEAGAYHYAGAAKFFRAYGFMMLTDLFGEVPYNEAFGEKPSPAYDNGKTIFLGCIADIDEAIQLFSRRQETINGVTPKTLAEGDSWNGGDADKWLKMCYLLKARWLNHLIKKEAGSYKEGKYDAQEILNCLAKAQQSNADNTLIRHTDTNTPSHDVLGWNEPVDYSALYSCIGMNSNIYITKNYYDNLTNFDGKGVEDPRADKFIPWTRSVKGAATPVDIKWSDDGKWRRSMGVDMQTDILSQSGPYALSFNTSTQSWYCDSPSRQGDTIYVWTTCGGTGYSGGIDILYRRNKSYDSSALSGVFYARATSPTYMASYAEACFIKAEVLFRQGEKSGAFTAYKDGVKASIDAVNDQIAVWTSEDTNLNSCPSFTHIEQTEIDNFLNNGLGNADNLTLGKIITQKMLAMPFSNENWNDMRRYDYDTNIFMNWDKPYYYKTTPAGFTYCPEGESPRRWKQASYELTYNTKNLSAIGVEVPGAAELGDGWYNSNVICTLQVWWDSKQQ
- a CDS encoding SusC/RagA family TonB-linked outer membrane protein, with the protein product MTNKGSAYAYVIFTNTSSQSTQQAKKITGKVVDATGEPIVGASVLVKGTGTGTITNVDGQFSVDTQQGSTLVISFVGYTSAEIKVGAGSVYNVTLKDDTQTLSEVVVTAMGIKKDRKSLGYAIDDVSAEELMKNKSVNPINSLAGKIAGVNITQGGGAAGAGSQIILRGGTSLERDNQPVFVVDGVIYDNSTTVVGNSAFDGSTSTASTQSNRVMDINPEDIENMSVLKGPAAAALYGSRAAAGVVIITTKKGKEGAVEVNFSTKYITQWAKSLPKTQNKYKRGFAEDQYDSSGKYTGTTFNDFSYNSWGEAITDGAPTYDNIGDFFQQGGAWDTNVSVAGGSQNSNFYLSGSYYNQDGIIPNTGYEKATFRFNGEQKWKIFTFGANVAYSQANTDKTLTSAGLYGSSGSGTMTNLYRWSPTDDMSHYLNEDGTRYRMFGDRLDVVDERDNPYWILNKNKLQDNTERFTGNFNIKADITDWWWISYRMGIDSYTTDDSKTLSAGGVYKLAWQKGMYSENSYRYKYLSTNLMTNFAKRFGDFNFNLMLGTSTDDTRSWSNYRMAWNFEIPDFYAFDNATNDNRDFSSARSQKRLVGVFGEFRADWKNTVFLTVSGRNDWSSTLPVENRSYFYPSVSGSVVFTEFLPKSDWLSFGKVRASWARVGKDTSPYSLDTALWPSQSFLGGLTGVSNYWTAGNAALKPEITESVEIGVELRFFNNRLKVDYAYYTNNSYDQIMSPRLSNATGYILRSVNAGDVYNKGMELSIGGTPIQTKDWSWESTFNISGNRGTVKNLLEGVEILYVTDVQVGNAKAASFPNGNFMAISGSQWKRDEQGNVMLDKNGLPTKDSAGSNSVNREIGNREPKFSGGWNNTISYKGWSLNMLWEFRVGGHVYNGTEYAMTLAGVSELSAKREKIEISGVNTDGNFVTNTFEANKTYTYNGKETSGRTIIANYYQDIYPYETANFMTKVNALRLRTLSLSYTLPKTLLAKTKVIKRASITASANNLLLFTNYNGDPEVAAAGSGAVGSSSVGIDYCGVPSTASFAFGVNLTF